In the genome of Bradysia coprophila strain Holo2 unplaced genomic scaffold, BU_Bcop_v1 contig_232, whole genome shotgun sequence, one region contains:
- the LOC119076613 gene encoding uncharacterized protein LOC119076613, with product MVYRSNSSTHLNSNDINNVLPIPTVNHKSSSFTNLTLPPPLPPATTDFDPGKQARRSVRRLSIDIERLRLKKDVTALCTTKRRNSICRSASDLTKSVLYDDLKSLKTQRNECVQKHKSDRIAVPCTTTSKISIPPSNEWHGDSAAKVSSWMSEGLEPDPEQEDTTLNRLQISVPLERLPMKTVDWLLAIKNSQTVDKLKILCLYCDRTFSSQTLYAKHSERVHQAPEGRRLSARKTNSSSLLYPGCSHCHNGKTTSLLNEELPALFHHLIDIHFDKYFACKPCTVRFPTKEALETHLEQMHRGTSLKLSPDKRKKRIERRIPDNVPANLSQPLSIQVDLADSYDDKKDDDKSSSDEPILRSSRRQLVNRADTTKATNPRKTRMLRNEETILSRLGITQNRSPRTRRGLKTRAEAMRAETPVIRPTRNKNTRSTNNSSGVMIEGIEMTTRSSAVTKVESLSSTFDENFYESVSSNVRQNLSCHLDGKIQSGPMSPSPISPVGPVPAVRSTLVKSPLVSDSEIHEATAISALTAFPTLLTASQYGAEPMPVGKIKKPITKNSWKWKWDCVKKYKYVNEGGKVVKKVKQPVAGFRDLSKLDMWTQLTMRTKHETVRKHELEVSGEETCLPVGEVAREDKRKLITQLNKILDTRILPQINLEQNDQRVVKLEVEDNAETDHIEMKPDHDLPNDDVLTILQIAKKPSTTSDEERVLSGEWARPRCYICYGCGEKFENIRRLEDHKNNFHPHVYSTHYEIVGKELIEGDLFRNFYIPSNALRGHSERLLERKGNVEVEDSMDSVASFSISCSKSDSFDLDSNSRNSKVSAISHGTSVGNVDESAVNDVSNEQRKRCTKCERSYNTMSDLYRHMLDCSGDYDWFLAKKRHNIKYRYFGSRRRKINRTNFGNRRPIRPKKEESDTPRIRDTQTPKPRPSDAESIQRMLANLPAKRVCRQIFPNLQAKKRARKFMPTNSMTRNRQHQHLKPTNTKTSRNFKFIATTQTTANAIRKNISRRLRFFAANNANEMVRSTRSARAAKQQNGEEATEEPTESEGVVKNITRRAQRLFPKLANTFRRPLQKRNLRNAAGTKTETNSNSIMDRIRKSKRVQVTIKKLDENIVDLVTLDGKKTEDEPQAVECPEKMVKKPNIKRLIKSIRGKRARSRKTIENVEVEATVEATPLPEVKIEEDEIKQLDEPKEIPSQIDETSQSSSRSESSRKSKRNTVKKQKSIEPTVVEVIPNDSVTETKPLTEEVKVVELIEHKHETVAPDMPTDEPIDLSQSKTKLSVPVVQEPVKTPPMKRRTRKLNDCIAMLTGKLQEKLGVPFINNETNILLSPSKSDSVGVAEIEKVEHQKQDGDEKSVQKSSAEPSSSHSTPTKRGSRSPKTTEQKSNVVAPAIDAIDIKPTCIPIVVSLVDAPVVVSSVTENEPTVAETSTATPEDTVSVSKEEANVTTPIILPTISEPELTQIKRTPKRSASKVDIVDDSSSKKLDETPRVTKRQEKSKATKTVEEPETIKLDSSLSDIVATDNTATEPTNDVELQEVENKNLQEATITADVEEPPVLEDASVDRVSKKRQTKNASPKSIVSVKDDKSAATTVSDSVDKAELIPENTVAVTNKQKPARAKAVKNNTKKSPSVSSSPHDIEPLKSSVTQENIDKPINDEKDVKKGRKSKKGSVVLETKLPEVETPSKLTAKTKDSDSSEDEMHPWDPEIGFITANNPEPAATPPALVPDVNEKLRDASSSSSDPINEIIPPSTTKKKRRKNELAKIIADQLLESFKEVDKSRIEELKLLHDLSIESNDDLLLSTTMSRTPPPKRRTASNIRNDVVAESNSNVEEVNSSENVDKGALKRKKANDSKKPPPSAKVGKKRKNVTLKTNKKDNRKKVSDVPSSGYLSDTEISQPKKPVIMRRRLTICDESPKRMSRNSKETEVSISLFDSFKKRKNSGEISTKTAPKDAKIRPQSKLVKRRNKRSLLHRLSNDLTKNPPNDDEPIAVEKVPLNSDKCEDNGKSKANVNDLVTQIINDFTTSTLNSPTTSPILFGDLAKPRLNNTAAKLSSVLNNKKNILNGETLANGFKSDVSKEITFATLSQPLKDKTVEQLRNTDSSASDANQPFRPPFMSPRWDPSDEWNGTTKPIKDPALHKLWTLNNKDEQLSGDKSLYQSVKEKTKKLLGKISRKKSRKHDGTLNNKKSTVTVSATKRPLLRPSILSVSNHTAKVDAVDTENCLKTLETNSLFLGKISNFENDANSKIFRNDKANSTTDDKVESTEIVAENFSKKSDTVINNLKSNFEKDDWKTEKKFDENVSKSKSGKNDRKLTVQAVDNNRLSKQNAKKKAQSTDPENEPKNAPKKDNVDKAMAGSAIQRRKMGSTKRRPHMSVNNASKDPKKPLASKTKSSMESKAVKPIGKRNAAKTFDESSQDTISETVSKVRDTNDDHVTESDEDLSLAEIAKNLNNKTGNEFSNVGDAEPVELTESFDGKSDFSTLVAVINDQLESKHDEKAESVADCDEDAEDGECINDTNTDLIDMDLEDTASIYTSSTVTTSGGSPKKRKRRHGRSILMKSSRKTKRGDGSFLTPGESFFCDLCSKTFRTQGGLATHRTTLTHISKLSEQEFKQKMETPKESSPEPKPVAEEDATTKPDVTTSPIIESSSQPQIPCNQSPLSNQRHVSITSPVRNQSLTYLNNIEPISSPEQHDFNYDRYNTNSRPRSSVPSHDTSRIALSQEQRFFYECCSMLKGSDRSNVNPSDSPSKYYTLPERTDVITKPVTPRSNEQYSYVVPEGSKHSKGIPKIDLNQFSDISSDSNPAFSCPQNPSSSETQNIFPMESKRIAEKRDYRSPERNFDAMKKDGRTFSERTTILDADYHETYSDMGDSFPSSQDVSESEQYTQTILERSSNSDGLIRGGYHDSSSTAYGKSCDDNKNRRNVFTIAMDSNETKGLSNSSPVESPLHSTSSQSSTLSKPRTKAAMKGYDNFKISIPTTGIDLQQALTRSPNASGCKLAALADIALGNDVPSVVALIRSHSDVDIEPSHTPVEHPSEEPVPEVICQKQTVTKKANKFGASNRKKKVVSPKTPKKPVKTNVRTSPKATPKSQPKDVYDFEDFDDSTDAPILTLSQVRSKPVPPLNIDEEDSETSSYSDRLDFNYESMSESDTSVDNLQKKCLIERIFKSVKKPDSKEKEKMEPKKPIPKQELDKLFDGLRQSDKNAKVDEKKVTEKGTGIDASKQIEGKVRNERSRDRQSKKSREIANLEEEWGMSMNQIAELIGVGQRKTQRRCAANKQKTFAENWSSDEYEDFHATKDIFALIREAEMKAGRARSRTARSNAKRERQQQNDKMEPTDDAVSNMKSKTGADAKDKENKAATDDKNDESADDKAEDINSKVSEPTRRSHSKSTDSKTSVKKPAKVKRSKSFVATESDDTDDQFHSRKVSTATKGQKIKSRRQTISSRPDSHKTPVKGISNGARVKPHRSADQRDIKSDGRTKTKPMARRKRKASEMLYYWSSSSDEDFGRIKPRDDNFDDDNLEQHGWIVGDSHKKLVTLLAHAKGKKIEDCAVKKAIHKKKS from the exons ATGGTGTATCGCAGCAACTCCAGCACGCATCTAAACTCCAATGATATCAACAATGTTCTACCAATACCCACCGTAAATCACAAATCATCATCATTCACGAATCTGACATTACCGCCACCACTTCCACCAGCAACAACGGATTTCGATCCGGGAAAGCAGGCACGGCGCTCTGTTCGCCGGCTGAGCATTGATATCGAGAGACTAAGACTGAAAAAAGATGTAACTGCATTGTGTACAACCAAACGACGGAATAGTATTTGTCGCAGCGCGAGTGATTTGACTAAGAGTGTATTGTATGATGATCTGAAATCACTGAAAACCCAACGAAATGAATGTGTTCAAAAGCATAAAAGTGATAGGATTGCAGTGCCATGTACAACGACGTCAAAAATATCAATACCACCAAGTAATGAATGGCATGGGGACAGTGCGGCAAAGGTTTCATCATGGATGAGCGAAGGTTTGGAACCGGATCCAGAACAGGAGGATACAACTTTGAACAGGCTACAAATTAGTGTACCGTTGGAGAGGTTGCCCATGAAAACCGTTGACTGGCTGCTGGCAATTAAAAACAGCCAAACGGTCgataaactaaaaattctttgtctCTACTGTGatagaacattttcaagtcAAACGCTCTATGCAAAGCACTCGGAACGGGTACACCAAGCTCCGGAAGGCCGACGTCTTAGCGCAAGAAAAACGAATTCCTCATCGTTACTGTATCCAGGATGTTCTCATTGTCACAATGGAAAGACGACGTCTCTACTGAACGAGGAACTGCCAGCATTGTTTCACCACTTAATCGACATACACTTCGACAAATATTTCGCCTGCAAACCATGTACAGTTAGATTTCCCACTAAGGAGGCACTTGAGACACATTTAGAACAAATGCACAGAGGCACTTCACTCAAACTTTCACCAGACAAACGAAAGAAGCGAATCGAACGACGTATTCCGGACAATGTCCCAGCAAATCTTAGTCAACCACTTTCCATTCAAGTTGATCTCGCCGACAGTTACGACGATAAAAAGGACGACGACAAGAGCTCGTCGGATGAACCGATTTTACGAAGTAGCCGACGGCAGCTTGTCAATCGTGCGGATACAACAAAAGCCACAAATCCACGCAAAACGAGAATGCTTCGGAATGaggaaacaattttgtcaCGTCTCGGTATCACACAAAATCGTTCCCCGCGAACCAGACGAGGTCTGAAGACTCGTGCGGAAGCAATGCGAGCAGAGACTCCAGTCATACGACCGACTCGCAACAAAAATACCCGATCGACTAACAACAGCTCTGGTGTCATGATCGAGGGAATTGAAATGACAACCCGTTCGTCGGCAGTCACAAAGGTTGAGTCACTCAGCAGTACATTCGATGAAAACTTTTACGAATCAGTCAGCAGTAATGTTCGTCAGAATTTAAGTTGTCATTTGGATGGTAAAATACAAAGTGGTCCAATGTCACCTAGTCCAATAAGTCCCGTCGGTCCAGTACCAGCCGTTCGATCGACTCTAGTGAAAAGTCCTCTAGTTTCAGATAGTGAAATACACGAAGCCACGGCAATATCAGCGTTGACCGCATTTCCAACACTACTGACAGCATCGCAATACGGCGCCGAGCCAATGCCAGttggaaaaatcaaaaaaccgATCACCAAAAACTCGTGGAAATGGAAATGGGACTGTGTGAAGAAGTATAAATACGTGAACGAAGGCGGTAAGGTCGTTAAAAAGGTGAAGCAACCGGTGGCCGGATTTCGCGATCTATCGAAATTGGACATGTGGACACAGTTGACGATGCGAACGAAACATGAAACGGTGCGAAAACATGAATTAGAAGTGTCCGGAGAGGAAACGTGTTTGCCTGTTGGAGAAGTTGCTAGAGAAGACAAACGGAAGCTGATCACGCAgctcaataaaattttggacACTCGAATATTACCTCAAATCAATTTGGAGCAAAATGATCAGCGAGTAGTCAAATTGGAAGTTGAGGACAATGCTGAAACCGATCACATTGAGATGAAGCCAGACCACGACCTACCGAATGATGATGTTCTTACCATACTGCAGATCGCAAAGAAACCGTCAACGACTAGTGATGAAGAAAGAGTATTAAGTGGAGAATGGGCTCGGCCTCGTTGCTACATTTGCTACGGATGTGgcgaaaaattcgaaaacattCGACGGCTCGAAGATCATAAGAACAATTTCCATCCGCATGTCTATTCGACCCACTACGAAATAGTCGGCAAAGAACTCATCGAAGGTGATTTGTTTCGCAATTTTTACATACCGTCGAACGCTCTGCGTGGACACAGTGAGCGATTGCTGGAGCGGAAAGGTAATGTCGAAGTGGAAGATTCCATGGACAGTGTGGCTTCGTTTTCCATCAGCTGTTCGAAAAGTGACTCTTTTGATTTGGATTCCAATtcacgaaattcaaaagttagTGCAATATCACATGGTACGTCGGTGGGAAATGTTGACGAATCGGCAGTGAATGATGTGTCGAATGAGCAAAGAAAACGGTGTACAAAGTGTGAACGTTCCTACAACACAATGTCCGATTTGTATCGCCATATGTTGGATTGTTCGGGCGATTACGATTGGTTTTTGGCAAAGAAACGGCACAACATCAAGTACAGATATTTCGGATCGAGACGCAGAAAGATTAATCGTACGAATTTCGGTAATCGACGACCCATTCGGCCGAAGAAGGAAGAGAGCGATACACCAAGAATTCGTGATACTCAAACGCCGAAACCAAGGCCTAGTGATG CTGAATCCATTCAACGCATGTTAGCTAATCTGCCAGCCAAACGGGTGTGCCGACAAATCTTTCCGAATCTACAAGCCAAAAAGCGTGCTCGCAAATTTATGCCAACCAATTCAATGACACGAAATCGTCAGCATCAGCATCTGAAGCCCACCAACACGAAAACTAgtcgaaatttcaaatttatcgcAACAACACAAACGACTGCGAATGCAATTCGCAAGAATATCTCGAGAAGACTGCGATTTTTCGCAGCTAACAATGCCAACGAGATGGTACGAAGCACCAGATCCGCACGAGCAGCAAAGCAGCAAAACGGTGAGGAGGCGACGGAAGAACCGACGGAAAGTGAAGGTGTTGTGAAGAACATAACCCGACGTGCGCAGAGATTGTTTCCGAAATTAGCGAATACGTTTCGCCGGCCATTACAGAAACGTAATCTTCGAAATGCGGCTGGTACGAAGACAGAAACCAATTCCAATTCGATTATGGATCGAATAAGGAAGTCGAAACGAGTGCAGGTCACTATAAAGAAATTGGACGAGAACATTGTCGATTTAGTCACACTGGATgggaagaaaaccgaagacgAGCCGCAGGCGGTCGAATGTCCAgagaaaatggttaaaaaaccAAACATCAAACGACTGATCAAAAGTATTCGGGGAAAGCGTGCTAGAAGCAGAAAGACCATCGAGAACGTCGAAGTTGAAGCTACAGTTGAAGCAACACCATTACCAGAGGTGAAGATTGAAGAAGACGAAATTAAGCAGCTCGATGAACCAAAAGAGATTCCAAGTCAAATCGACGAAACTTCCCAAAGTAGTAGTCGTTCTGAGTCAAGTAGGAAATCCAAACGAAACACGGTCAAAAAGCAAAAATCCATCGAACCTACTGTCGTTGAAGTCATTCCCAATGATAGTGTTACGGAAACAAAACCATTGACTGAAGAAGTGAAAGTTGTTGAACTGATTGAGCACAAACACGAAACCGTCGCACCAGATATGCCCACCGACGAACCTATCGATTTGAGTCAATCGAAAACCAAATTGTCAGTTCCCGTTGTACAGGAACCAGTCAAAACCCCACCAATGAAACGACGCACACGGAAACTGAACGATTGTATAGCCATGCTGACTGGTAAGCTGCAAGAAAAGTTAGGCGTTCCATTCATCAACAACGAAACGAATATTTTACTCAGTCCGAGCAAAAGTGATTCGGTTGGAGTTGCGGAGATTGAGAAAGTAGAACATCAGAAGCAGGATGGTGATGAGAAAAGTGTGCAAAAATCTTCCGCAGAACCAAGTTCCAGTCACAGCACGCCAACAAAACGGGGAAGTCGATCGCCAAAGACGACAGAACAGAAATCTAATGTTGTGGCACCTGCTATTGACGCTATTGACATTAAACCAACATGTATTCCGATTGTCGTTAGTTTGGTGGATGCACCTGTAGTTGTTTCCTCTGTTACTGAAAATGAGCCAACTGTCGCTGAAACATCGACTGCTACTCCAGAGGATACTGTGAGTGTTTCGAAGGAAGAAGCAAACGTTACCACACCCATAATCTTGCCAACGATCTCGGAGCCAGAACTCACCCAAATAAAGCGAACACCAAAACGAAGTGCTTCCAAAGTAGACATTGTTGACGATAGCTCATCGAAGAAATTGGACGAAACACCTCGAGTCACTAAGCGGCAAGAGAAAAGTAAGGCCACAAAGACGGTGGAAGAGCCTGAGACAATTAAACTCGATTCTTCTTTGTCAGACATTGTTGCGACGGATAATACAGCCACTGAACCAACAAATGACGTAGAATTGCAAGAagtagaaaacaaaaatttgcaagagGCTACCATCACCGCTGATGTTGAAGAACCACCAGTTCTGGAAGATGCAAGTGTCGACCGTGTTTCGAAGAAACGTCAGACGAAAAATGCATCTCCAAAGTCAATCGTTTCAGTAAAAGATGACAAATCTGCAGCAACAACAGTTTCTGACTCTGTCGACAAAGCGGAGCTTATTCCGGAGAATACGGTAGCagtaacaaacaaacaaaaaccagCCAGAGCAAAAGCAGTTAAAAATAACACGAAAAAGAGTCCAAGTGTTTCGAGTTCACCTCATGACATTGAGCCACTGAAAAGTTCAGTCACCCAGGAAAACATCGACAAACCAATCAACGACGAAAAAGACGTGAAGAAGGGCAGAAAGTCCAAGAAAGGCTCTGTCGTCTTGGAAACAAAACTTCCAGAAGTTGAAACTCCAAGTAAACTAACCGCAAAGACCAAGGATTCCGATTCAAGTGAAGACGAAATGCATCCATGGGATCCCGAAATAGGATTCATCACGGCCAACAATCCGGAACCTGCTGCTACACCACCAGCTCTAGTTCCCGATGTCAACGAAAAACTTCGCGACGCATCTTCATCGAGTAGTGATCCAATCAACGAAATCATTCCGCCGTCGACAACGAAAAAGAAGCGTCGGAAAAATGAATTGGCCAAAATTATTGCCGACCAACTGTTGGAGAGTTTCAAGGAAGTTGACAAGTCTCGTATCGAAGAACTGAAGTTGTTGCACGACTTATCGATTGAAAGCAACGATGATCTTTTGCTGTCAACAACAATGTCTCGCACACCACCGCCGAAGCGAAGAACCGCTTCGAATATTCGTAACGATGTCGTAGCCGAGTCAAATTCAAACGTAGAAGAAGTCAATAGCAGCGAGAATGTTGACAAAGGTGctttgaaacggaaaaaagcGAACGACAGTAAAAAGCCTCCGCCGAGTGCGAAAGTCggaaagaaaaggaaaaatgtcACCCTGAAAACCAACAAGAAAGACAACCGGAAGAAGGTATCCGACGTTCCCAGTTCGGGATATTTATCCGATACTGAAATTAGTCAGCCAAAGAAGCCCGTTATCATGCGACGTCGTTTGACCATTTGCGATGAATCACCCAAACGGATGAGTAGAAACAGTAAGGAGACCGAGGTGTCCATTTCTCTATTCGACTCATTTAAGAAACGTAAAAATTCCGGCGAAATTTCCACGAAAACCGCACCGAAAGATGCCAAAATCAGACCGCAATCGAAACTCGTGAAACGGAGAAATAAGCGCAGCTTGTTGCATCGGTTAAGTAACGATTTGACGAAAAATCCACCAAATGACGATGAACCGATTGCCGTTGAGAAAGTTCCGTTGAATTCTGACAAGTGCGAAGATAATGGAAAATCGAAGGCCAACGTTAACGACCTAGTCACTCAGATAATCAATGATTTTACCACATCCACACTCAATTCACCGACAACGTCTCCAATTTTGTTCGGTGATCTGGCAAAGCCTCGGCTCAACAACACAGCCGCCAAACTGTCCAGTGTTCTTAACAACAAGAAGAACATTTTGAACGGCGAAACTCTGGCCAACGGTTTCAAAAGTGATGTGTCCAAGGAGATCACATTCGCCACGTTATCGCAGCCGCTCAAAGACAAAACGGTGGAACAGCTTCGAAACACCGACAGCTCAGCATCGGACGCAAATCAACCGTTTCGTCCGCCATTCATGTCACCGCGATGGGACCCATCTGATGAATGGAATGGTACGACCAAACCGATCAAAGATCCAGCGCTGCACAAGTTATGGACGCTGAACAACAAGGATGAGCAACTGTCTGGCGATAAGAGTCTGTACCAGAGTGTGAaggaaaaaacgaaaaaacttTTGGGAAAAATTTCGAGAAAGAAGTCGCGGAAGCATGACGGCACTTTGAACAATAAGAAGTCGACGGTAACGGTTTCAGCTACGAAACGACCATTGTTGAGGCCAAGCATTTTATCGGTCAGCAATCACACAGCCAAAGTGGATGCCGTTGACACGGAAAATTGCCTGAAAACATTGGAGACGAACAGTCTCTTCTTGGGGAAGATTTCCAATTTCGAAAACGATgcaaattcgaaaatattccgGAACGACAAAGCCAATTCGACGACAGACGATAAAGTTGAGAGTACCGAAATTGTGGCCGAAAATTTTAGCAAGAAAAGCGACACTGTGATCAACAACCTAAAATCGAATTTCGAAAAGGATGACTGGAAAACGGAGAAGAAGTTCGACGAGAACGTTTCGAAGAGTAAAAGTGGGAAAAACGATCGTAAGCTAACTGTTCAAGCGGTCGACAATAATCGCTTGTCCAAACAGAATGCCAAAAAGAAAGCACAAAGCACGGATCCAGAGAACGAGCCGAAAAATGCCCCCAAAAAAGACAATGTTGATAAAGCTATGGCCGGTAGCGCCATTCAACGTCGCAAGATGGGTTCAACCAAACGAAGACCTCATATGTCGGTCAACAATGCATCGAAGGATCCAAAGAAACCACTTGCCAGTAAAACAAAGTCTTCGATGGAATCGAAAGCTGTGAAACCCATCGGTAAAAGGAATGCCGCAAAGACATTTGATGAATCATCGCAGGACACGATATCGGAAACTGTGAGCAAAGTACGTGACACGAATGACGACCACGTAACCGAGTCCGATGAAGATTTGAGTTTAGCcgaaattgcaaaaaatcTGAACAACAAAACCGGTAACGAATTTAGTAATGTCGGAGATGCAGAGCCAGTCGAACTCACGGAGTCATTTGACGGTAAGAGTGACTTCAGTACATTGGTGGCTGTGATAAATGATCAGTTGGAATCAAAGCATGATGAAAAGGCAGAAAGTGTAGCTGATTGTGATGAGGACGCCGAAGACGGTGAATGTATAAATGACACGAACACTGATCTGATCGACATGGATCTCGAGGACACAGCCAGCATTTACACAAGTTCAACAGTAACGACTAGCGGTGGAAGTCCAAAGAAGCGTAAACGACGTCACGGAAGATCGATTTTGATGAAGTCCAGCCGGAAGACCAAACGAGGTGATGGCAGTTTTCTAACGCCGGGTGAGTCGTTCTTCTGCGACTTGTGCTCGAAAACGTTTAGAACGCAAGGTGGCCTGGCGACACACCGTACAACATTGACCCATATATCGAAACTGTCTGAACAGGaatttaaacagaaaatgGAAACCCCGAAGGAAAGTAGTCCGGAACCGAAACCCGTTGCTGAGGAAGACGCCACCACAAAGCCAGACGTTACTACGTCCCCGATAATTGAATCATCTTCACAGCCGCAGATCCCGTGCAATCAATCACCATTGTCGAATCAGCGTCACGTATCCATCACCAGTCCCGTTCGTAATCAATCCTTGACGTATTTGAACAACATCGAGCCAATTTCGTCGCCAGAACAACACGATTTCAACTACGATCGCTACAATACCAATTCACGACCACGAAGCAGCGTACCAAGCCACGACACTTCGCGCATTGCATTGAGTCAAGAACAGCGTTTCTTCTACGAATGTTGTTCGATGCTGAAAGGTTCCGATCGATCTAATGTCAATCCGAGTGATTCGCCAAGCAAATACTATACTCTGCCCGAACGCACCGATGTCATCACCAAACCGGTAACACCGCGATCCAATGAACAGTACTCGTACGTTGTGCCGGAGGGCTCCAAACATTCCAAAGGAATaccgaaaattgatttgaatcaATTCAGTGATATCTCGTCGGACTCAAATCCAGCCTTCTCCTGTCCGCAAAATCCTAGCAGCTCAGAAACGCAGAACATCTTTCCGATGGAATCGAAAAGGATCGCCGAAAAACGCGACTATCGTTCACCGGAGAGAAACTTCGATGCGATGAAAAAAGACGGCCGAACGTTCAGCGAGAGAACAACGATCCTAGACGCTGACTACCACGAAACTTATTCGGATATGGGCGACAGTTTTCCATCGTCACAAGATGTGAGTGAAAGCGAACAGTACACGCAGACAATATTGGAACGATCCAGCAATTCGGATGGCCTAATTCGTGGTGGATATCACGACAGCAGCAGCACTGCTTATGGAAAAAGCTGTGATGATAACAAAAATCGACGGAATGTCTTCACCATTGCAATGGATAGTAACGAAACCAAAGGACTGTCGAACAG TTCGCCAGTCGAATCACCACTTCATTCAACATCGTCACAATCTTCCACTTTGTCGAAGCCGCGTACAAAAGCGGCCATGAAAGGTTATGACAACTTCAAGATTTCGATTCCAACGACTGGCATAGACCTTCAACAAGCGCTGACTCGTAGCCCGAATGCAAGTGGTTGCAAGTTAGCTGCCCTTGCTGACATCGCACTCGGTAATGATGTACCGAGTGTTGTTGCCTTGATTCGTTCTCATTCTGACGTGGACATTGAACCATCACACACACCGGTGGAACATCCTTCTGAAGAACCTGTTCCAGAGGTCATCTGCCAGAAGCAAACTGTCACGAAGAAGGCGAACAAATTCGGTGCGAGTAATCGTAAGAAGAAAGTGGTGTCACCGAAGACGCCGAAAAAGCCCGTTAAAACGAACGTCAGGACATCACCAAAAGCGACTCCAAAAAGCCAGCCGAAGGATGTGTACGACTTTGAAGATTTCGACGATTCAACCGATGCGCCGATATTGACACTGTCACAGGTTCGATCAAAGCCGGTACCACCGCTAAATATTGACGAGGAGGACAGTGAAACATCGAGTTACTCGGATCGCTTGGATTTCAACTACGAGTCGATGAGCGAAAGCGATACGTCGGTGGACAATTTGCAGAAGAAATGTCTGATCGAGCGGATCTTTAAGAGCGTTAAAAAACCCGACTCCaaagagaaggaaaaaatgGAGCCAAAGAAACCCATCCCGAAACAGGAACTGGACAAATTGTTCGATGGTTTGAgacaaagtgacaaaaatGCAAAGGTCGACGAAAAGAAAGTGACTGAAAAGGGCACCGGCATCGATGCAAGCAAACAGATCGAAGGAAAAGTCAGAAACGAACGTTCGCGGGATCGACAGTCGAAAAAATCGCGTGAAATTGCCAATTTGGAAGAGGAATGGGGCATGTCGATGAATCAAATTGCCGAATTAATTGGCGTGGGTCAACGCAAAACTCAAAGACGGTGCGCAGCTAACAAACAGAAAACGTTTGCCGAGAACTGGAGTTCGGACGAATATGAAGATTTTCACGCAACCAAAGACATTTTCGCTTTGATTCGTGAAGCTGAAATGAAAGCGGGACGTGCTAGAAGTCGAACGGCTCGCAGCAATGCCAAACGTGAACGTCAACAGCAAAATGATAAGATGGAGCCAACCGATGACGCTGTGAGTAACATGAAATCGAAGACTGGTGCTGATGCAAAAGATAAAGAGAACAAAGCAGCGACAGATGACAAAAATGATGAGTCCGCAGATGATAAGGCAGAGGATATAAACAGCAAGGTATCGGAACCAACGAGACGATCCCATTCCAAGTCAACAGATTCGAAGACTTCGGTCAAAAAACCGGCCAAGGTGAAAAGATCAAAAAGTTTCGTTGCTACAGAATCGGACGACACTGACGACCAATTCCATTCGAGGAAAGTTTCCACGGCCACAAAGggacaaaaaatcaaaagccGACGCCAAACGATATCGTCACGCCCGGATTCGCACAAAACACCCGTCAAAGGAATTTCCAATGGGGCCCGAGTCAAACCGCATCGATCCGCCGATCAACGCGACATCAAATCCGATGGAAGAACGAAAACCAAACCGATGGCTCGTCGAAAGCGCAAAGCATCCGAAATGCTGTACTACTGGTCATCGTCCAGTGACGAGGATTTTGGCCGAATAAAACCACGCGACGACAATTTCGACGATGACAATCTGGAGCAACATGGCTGGATTGTTGGCGATTCGCACAAGAAATTGGTGACGTTATTGGCACACGCTAAAGGTAAGAAAATCGAGGACTGTGCTGTAAAAAAAGCCATTCACAAGAAAAAGTCGTAG